The Tenacibaculum sp. MAR_2010_89 genome has a window encoding:
- a CDS encoding type I restriction endonuclease subunit R → MTKQPELILENNLVDQLVGLGYSPVSIKDEGDLVLNLKSQLEKHNKTKFNDNEFKQILNYISKGNIFERSKTLRDRVPYINDKNETKTIELINQQFWCQNEFQVTNQITIKGQYENRYDVTILVNGLPLVQIELKRRGLELKEAFNQTNRYERHSYGSGHGLFQFIQLFVISNGVNTKYFANNPIKERSFKQTFYWSDENNKLITQLSKFTDIFLEPCHLSKMITKYIVLNETHRVLMVLRPYQYYATENIVERVKSTDKFGYIWHTTGSGKTLTSFKTAQILTQLPNVHKVVFVVDRKDLDYQTTKEFNSFSKGSIDGTNNTNTLANQLAGDTKLIITTIQKLNTAITKNRYQSRVEGLADKKVVFIFDECHRSQFGKTHEEIRKFFPSSQMFGFTGTPIFEENAGSNEFGKRTTTMLFDKCLHKYVITDAIRDDNVLKFSVEYISTFKKKESIVDINVEDIDETEVMNSPARLEGVVDYIINNHDRKTHNRKFTSIFCVSSVSVLVEYYKIFREKQKDLDNDKKLKIATIFSYQSNEEDKDTLGNFGEEFSTAAEPESEYVTQHSRDYLEDFIGDYNKTFGTNYTTKDSQSYYNYYNDIARKVKEKQIDVLLVVNMFLTGFDSKLLNTLYVDKNLKFHGLIQAYSRTNRIFGELKSQGNIVSFRNLKKQTDDAIRLFSNLDNKDLIVMEPYEVYLERFNDAYNNLTKLTPSVDSVNDLISEDDQFEFIKLFRDLMRVKNVLNTFTQFEMEETEMEGQEFEDYKSKYLDLYDRHKGDSKEKVSIINDIDFELELIHRDEINVSYILNLLSTLKNSPIEEQETQKKKIIEIITGQSDLRSKRELIERFIDDNLPNIEDSDNIPEEFEKFWNKERVKYINKLVEEENLDKDKLEKVIGDYMFTEKEPLRDDLIDMLHKRPSLKERSSTSKRLKNRIVDFVETYNTGVGV, encoded by the coding sequence ATGACTAAACAACCTGAACTCATATTAGAAAATAACTTAGTAGACCAATTAGTAGGTTTAGGGTATTCTCCTGTCTCAATTAAAGACGAGGGGGATTTGGTGTTGAATTTAAAATCTCAATTGGAGAAACATAATAAAACTAAGTTCAATGATAACGAGTTCAAACAGATTCTAAACTACATCAGTAAAGGAAATATCTTTGAAAGGTCTAAGACTTTAAGAGATCGTGTTCCTTACATCAACGATAAGAATGAGACTAAGACCATTGAACTGATCAATCAACAATTTTGGTGTCAGAATGAGTTTCAGGTAACCAATCAAATCACCATAAAAGGACAATACGAGAACCGTTATGATGTAACTATTTTAGTTAATGGTTTACCCCTTGTTCAAATAGAACTCAAACGTAGAGGGTTAGAACTCAAAGAGGCGTTTAATCAAACCAACCGTTACGAGAGACATTCCTATGGTTCTGGTCACGGACTCTTTCAATTCATTCAACTCTTTGTGATTTCCAATGGAGTAAACACAAAGTACTTCGCAAACAATCCGATCAAAGAAAGGTCATTTAAACAGACCTTCTATTGGAGTGATGAAAACAACAAACTCATCACCCAACTATCAAAATTCACAGACATCTTTTTGGAACCTTGTCACCTTTCCAAAATGATTACCAAATACATCGTTTTAAACGAAACTCATAGAGTATTGATGGTGTTGCGACCATATCAATACTACGCAACAGAAAACATCGTAGAACGTGTTAAATCGACTGATAAATTTGGATACATCTGGCACACTACAGGAAGTGGTAAAACACTAACCTCATTTAAGACCGCACAGATTCTTACGCAACTACCTAATGTCCATAAAGTAGTGTTTGTAGTAGATAGAAAGGACTTGGATTATCAAACAACTAAAGAGTTTAATTCTTTCTCTAAGGGAAGTATAGACGGAACAAACAACACAAACACTCTTGCGAATCAATTGGCGGGAGATACCAAACTTATTATAACCACAATTCAGAAACTAAACACTGCGATCACCAAAAATAGGTATCAATCAAGAGTTGAAGGTCTTGCAGATAAAAAAGTGGTGTTTATTTTTGATGAGTGTCACCGTAGTCAGTTTGGAAAGACCCATGAGGAGATCAGAAAATTCTTTCCAAGTTCTCAGATGTTCGGATTTACAGGAACACCGATCTTTGAAGAAAATGCAGGGTCAAATGAATTTGGAAAACGAACAACCACCATGTTGTTTGATAAGTGTCTACACAAGTATGTTATTACTGATGCAATTAGAGACGATAATGTCTTAAAGTTCTCTGTAGAGTACATAAGTACCTTTAAGAAAAAGGAAAGTATTGTAGATATCAATGTTGAAGATATTGATGAGACAGAGGTAATGAATTCTCCCGCACGATTAGAGGGTGTAGTTGATTATATCATTAACAACCATGACCGTAAAACCCATAATAGAAAATTCACCTCTATATTTTGTGTTTCCAGCGTATCGGTATTGGTAGAATATTATAAGATCTTCAGGGAGAAACAAAAAGACTTAGATAATGACAAGAAATTAAAAATTGCAACTATTTTCTCCTACCAATCCAACGAAGAGGACAAAGACACCCTTGGGAATTTTGGAGAAGAGTTTTCTACTGCAGCAGAACCTGAATCTGAATATGTAACTCAACACTCGAGAGATTACTTAGAGGACTTTATTGGGGATTACAACAAAACTTTTGGGACTAATTACACTACTAAGGATAGTCAATCCTACTACAATTATTACAATGACATTGCAAGGAAAGTAAAGGAGAAACAGATTGATGTTCTATTGGTAGTTAACATGTTCCTTACTGGATTTGACAGTAAGTTATTAAACACCCTTTACGTTGATAAAAACTTGAAATTTCACGGTCTTATTCAGGCGTACTCGAGAACCAACAGGATTTTTGGGGAGTTGAAATCTCAAGGAAATATAGTTTCCTTCAGAAATCTAAAGAAACAGACTGATGACGCAATTCGATTGTTCTCTAATTTAGACAATAAGGATCTCATTGTTATGGAACCTTACGAGGTTTATTTAGAAAGATTTAATGATGCGTATAACAACCTAACAAAACTCACCCCCAGCGTTGACAGTGTCAACGACTTAATTAGTGAGGATGATCAATTCGAGTTTATTAAACTCTTCAGAGATCTAATGCGGGTGAAAAACGTTCTTAACACCTTTACTCAGTTTGAAATGGAAGAAACTGAAATGGAGGGTCAAGAGTTTGAAGACTACAAGAGTAAGTACTTGGACCTTTATGATAGACATAAAGGTGATTCTAAAGAAAAGGTATCCATTATTAATGATATTGACTTTGAGTTAGAACTTATCCATAGAGATGAAATCAATGTCTCCTACATCCTTAATCTCCTTTCTACCCTCAAAAACAGTCCAATTGAGGAACAAGAGACGCAGAAAAAGAAAATTATTGAAATCATTACAGGTCAATCAGATCTGAGAAGTAAACGAGAACTCATCGAACGTTTTATTGATGACAACCTTCCAAATATTGAAGACAGTGACAACATTCCTGAAGAATTTGAGAAATTCTGGAACAAGGAACGAGTAAAATATATTAACAAGTTAGTTGAAGAAGAGAACTTAGATAAAGACAAACTTGAGAAGGTAATCGGAGATTACATGTTTACTGAAAAAGAACCACTGCGAGATGATTTGATTGACATGTTACATAAAAGACCTTCATTAAAGGAAAGATCTTCTACTTCAAAGAGATTAAAAAATCGAATTGTTGACTTTGTTGAGACTTACAATACTGGAGTTGGGGTTTAG
- a CDS encoding restriction endonuclease subunit S: MKPFNCSVKNLTSQHHFNMSEVKNIPGLRFPEFDKNWDKTVLQNVCEVNPRSTELPNSFVYIDLESVNSGKLLFQNKILKDGSPSRAQRLLESGDIIYQTVRPYQKNNYLFDLEGDYVASTGYAQLRSKQNNSFLYQLLHTEKFVNRVLLRSTGSNYPAINSSDLKKITFDIPSLPEQQKIADFLTAVDKRIELLEKKKTRLETYKKGVMKKIFNQEIRFKDDSGNDFPDWEEKRLGEVCKIQKGKQLNKSELIDTGEYPAINGGINPSGYTDEWNTVADTITISEGGNSCGYVNYIKTNFWCGGHCYSLLEIQNYLQKVYLFEYLKFRESSIMNLRVGSGLPNIQKREIDSFHILIPSINEQKTISSFLSTIGNQIELLETQIEKSKTWKKGLLQKMFV, encoded by the coding sequence ATGAAACCATTCAATTGTTCTGTAAAGAACTTAACATCTCAACACCATTTTAATATGAGTGAGGTTAAGAACATACCGGGATTACGATTTCCTGAATTTGATAAAAATTGGGACAAAACAGTTTTACAAAACGTTTGTGAGGTCAATCCTCGATCTACGGAGTTACCAAATAGTTTTGTTTATATTGATTTAGAATCTGTTAATAGTGGAAAATTATTATTTCAAAATAAAATTCTAAAGGATGGTTCTCCAAGTCGAGCACAAAGATTACTTGAAAGCGGTGACATAATTTATCAAACAGTAAGACCTTATCAAAAGAATAATTACTTATTTGATTTGGAAGGTGATTATGTAGCATCAACAGGTTATGCGCAATTAAGATCGAAACAAAACAACTCTTTTTTGTACCAATTACTTCACACTGAAAAATTTGTTAATAGAGTTCTTCTTAGAAGCACAGGTTCAAATTATCCTGCAATTAATTCTTCAGATTTAAAAAAAATTACATTTGATATCCCCTCCCTCCCTGAACAACAAAAAATTGCAGACTTCTTGACTGCGGTAGACAAACGAATTGAACTTTTAGAGAAGAAAAAGACCCGTTTGGAAACCTACAAGAAGGGTGTGATGAAAAAGATCTTCAACCAAGAGATTCGATTCAAAGACGACAGTGGTAACGACTTTCCTGATTGGGAGGAGAAGAGGTTGGGTGAGGTTTGTAAAATTCAAAAAGGTAAACAGTTAAATAAGTCTGAGTTAATCGATACAGGTGAATATCCTGCGATTAATGGAGGTATAAATCCTTCAGGATATACTGATGAATGGAATACGGTTGCAGATACAATAACAATAAGTGAAGGTGGAAATTCTTGTGGATACGTAAATTATATTAAAACCAATTTTTGGTGTGGGGGTCATTGTTACTCTCTTTTAGAAATTCAAAATTATTTACAAAAGGTTTATTTATTTGAATATCTGAAATTTAGAGAATCATCAATCATGAATTTAAGAGTAGGTTCAGGATTACCTAATATTCAAAAAAGAGAGATTGACAGTTTTCATATTTTAATACCTTCTATAAATGAACAGAAAACTATATCAAGTTTCTTATCAACTATTGGAAATCAAATAGAATTGTTAGAAACCCAAATCGAAAAATCAAAGACTTGGAAAAAAGGTCTCCTTCAAAAAATGTTTGTGTAG
- a CDS encoding type I restriction-modification system subunit M, with protein MSEEQRRQLDAQLWGIANLLRGKVDPDDYRDYILGFIFYKYLSEKQHLYADGLLQGESVTDFELVKDQETLDAIQEESLISIGYFLKPEELFSSITKRGNTNSYILDDLQSVLNHIEQSTSGTESEDDFNALFEDLDLNSTKLGRTPNARNEIIVNILTYLDEIDFRLDEVESDVIGDAYEYLIAKFASGAGKSAGEFYTPQQVSKILSKIITTGKTKLKSVYDPTCGSGSLLLRVAREVEVGEFYGQELNRTTFNLARMNMILHDVHYRDFDIRQEDTLEEPQHLDKRFEGIVANPPFSLNWKSDANPLYASDERFSQYGRLAPKSKADFAFVQHMVYQLADNGTMACVLPHGVLFRGSSEEVIRKYLINDLNYLDAVIGLPSNIFFGTSIPTCILVLKKCREQDDNIVFIDASGDDHFIKEGNQNVLRNEDVELIVESYRNRESIDKYSSVVTLQEIEENDYNLNIPRYVDTFEEEEDVDLEQVSEEIQLLEKDLSETNETIQLFCKELNISTPF; from the coding sequence ATGTCAGAAGAACAGAGACGTCAACTTGATGCGCAATTGTGGGGGATTGCAAACCTCCTAAGAGGAAAAGTAGATCCCGATGACTACCGCGACTACATTCTTGGATTTATCTTTTACAAGTACCTTAGTGAGAAACAACATTTGTACGCAGATGGACTACTACAGGGAGAATCTGTAACTGATTTTGAACTGGTAAAAGATCAAGAAACTCTGGATGCAATTCAAGAGGAAAGTCTTATTTCAATAGGGTACTTTTTAAAACCAGAGGAACTCTTCTCTTCAATTACCAAAAGAGGGAACACCAATTCCTATATTTTAGATGATCTTCAATCTGTTCTCAATCACATTGAACAATCTACTTCAGGTACTGAAAGTGAAGATGACTTCAACGCACTGTTTGAAGATTTGGATCTCAACTCAACTAAGTTGGGAAGAACTCCCAACGCACGAAATGAGATCATTGTCAACATTCTTACCTACTTAGATGAAATTGACTTTAGATTGGATGAAGTAGAGAGTGATGTAATAGGTGACGCGTACGAGTATCTTATTGCGAAGTTTGCATCAGGTGCTGGAAAGTCTGCGGGAGAATTCTATACCCCTCAACAGGTATCAAAGATTCTATCCAAAATTATTACCACTGGTAAAACTAAACTCAAGAGTGTATACGATCCAACCTGTGGTTCAGGATCGTTATTACTTCGTGTTGCAAGAGAAGTAGAAGTTGGTGAATTTTACGGACAAGAACTCAATAGAACTACCTTTAACCTTGCACGAATGAATATGATTCTTCACGATGTTCATTACCGTGATTTTGATATTCGTCAAGAGGATACTTTAGAGGAACCGCAACACCTTGATAAACGATTTGAGGGTATTGTTGCAAATCCACCTTTTTCCTTAAACTGGAAGAGTGATGCAAACCCATTATACGCATCAGATGAAAGATTCTCTCAATATGGTAGACTCGCACCAAAATCTAAAGCGGACTTTGCGTTCGTTCAACACATGGTCTATCAGTTAGCAGACAACGGAACTATGGCGTGCGTTTTACCGCACGGAGTATTATTTAGAGGATCAAGTGAAGAAGTCATAAGAAAGTATCTAATCAACGATTTAAACTATTTGGATGCAGTAATTGGATTACCTTCAAACATCTTCTTTGGAACGAGTATTCCTACTTGTATCCTTGTTTTAAAAAAATGTAGAGAACAAGACGACAACATTGTCTTTATAGATGCGAGTGGAGATGATCACTTTATCAAAGAAGGAAACCAAAACGTATTAAGAAATGAAGATGTAGAATTGATAGTTGAATCCTACCGTAACCGTGAATCGATTGATAAATACAGTTCTGTAGTTACCCTTCAAGAAATTGAAGAGAACGATTACAACCTTAATATCCCTCGATATGTAGACACTTTTGAGGAAGAAGAAGATGTGGACTTAGAACAGGTCTCAGAAGAGATTCAATTATTGGAAAAGGACCTGTCTGAAACGAATGAAACCATTCAATTGTTCTGTAAAGAACTTAACATCTCAACACCATTTTAA
- a CDS encoding helix-turn-helix transcriptional regulator → MRMQYNRIKSVLEEKEISQKKLSDLMGVSVVTINYWCNQKSQPSIRTLFEISKILEVTPDQLINNKIG, encoded by the coding sequence ATGAGAATGCAGTACAATAGAATTAAATCCGTTTTGGAAGAAAAAGAAATTTCTCAGAAGAAATTATCTGATCTAATGGGAGTGTCCGTTGTTACCATCAATTATTGGTGTAACCAAAAATCTCAACCCTCTATTCGCACTCTATTTGAAATTTCAAAAATTTTAGAAGTAACTCCCGACCAGTTAATCAATAACAAAATCGGGTAA
- a CDS encoding DUF6291 domain-containing protein, translating into MKENKKSFLFYQSWKTQIDILDDSELRKFINNLLSYHDGGEVVLESKYDKLLWNGVLPGLEVNNLKYQKTIERNRENGKKGGRPKKEAAETEKPNGFIENLYKTDGFKEKPKKPDNSKVEIDNSKREIDNSIKTTGNRELNTENCKDVIVETEVVNEYQQKVFDNWRYSKTKKLKDIIQKKYPGYPQLLSITTEEEIIESRKKVPDHIWNKVENNIKEIVEINNSKLRENLY; encoded by the coding sequence ATGAAAGAAAATAAAAAATCATTCTTATTCTATCAATCATGGAAGACTCAAATCGATATTCTTGATGATTCCGAACTCAGAAAATTCATTAACAATTTACTCTCTTACCATGATGGTGGTGAAGTAGTTTTAGAATCAAAATATGACAAACTTTTATGGAACGGTGTCCTACCTGGGTTGGAGGTAAACAATTTAAAATATCAAAAAACGATTGAGAGAAATCGAGAAAATGGGAAAAAAGGTGGTAGACCTAAAAAAGAAGCAGCAGAAACTGAAAAACCCAATGGGTTTATTGAAAACCTATACAAAACCGATGGGTTTAAAGAGAAACCCAAAAAACCCGATAACAGTAAAGTGGAAATTGATAACAGTAAAAGGGAAATAGACAATAGTATAAAGACAACCGGTAATCGTGAATTGAATACTGAAAATTGTAAAGATGTAATTGTTGAAACTGAAGTGGTAAATGAATATCAACAAAAGGTATTTGACAATTGGAGATATAGTAAAACAAAAAAGTTGAAGGATATTATTCAAAAAAAGTATCCAGGATATCCTCAACTATTATCAATTACTACCGAGGAGGAGATTATAGAAAGTCGTAAAAAAGTACCAGATCACATTTGGAACAAAGTTGAAAATAATATTAAGGAGATAGTTGAAATTAACAACAGTAAATTAAGGGAAAACTTATATTAG
- a CDS encoding site-specific integrase — protein sequence MSNVKFNYFLKNNPNNKRELPIVMTIIMSGERTQMFTGLWTVKSKWNQKYSKVIGTDPDSKSINDTLLSFISRGRRVVNELVVSGKPFNPNTVKDKLKNGFSKNLKTIESYNLFLEKMEKKIPTKYTRSTYVKYLNTKLRVEEFIKHYTKRNDIFLYELDSEFMENFDLWLRDKYKVAHNTVYKTYQRFTRFIRLEVSNGNLDRYPFSNYSIKMIQKQGHYLSFEDIEKLENLNVDLPRLYHVKHLFLFSVYTGLAYADMNKLSKNDLYTDDEGMMWIKTTRQKSKSRVSIPLISNALKSLNILTNGDFQIQKGKLLPMKSNVRLNYEIKQICSMSRIKDYEKVTWHSARRSTSSIMMKAGIPLQILQKVLSHKSLSTSLMYYTHVEDSHVKEGMKLLDEKLNQRVEIPKDGPIDLNTLQNLLKNSLN from the coding sequence ATGAGTAATGTCAAGTTCAACTACTTTTTAAAAAACAACCCGAACAACAAAAGAGAACTCCCAATTGTGATGACAATCATCATGTCGGGGGAACGAACACAAATGTTCACAGGTCTATGGACAGTGAAATCGAAATGGAATCAAAAGTATTCTAAAGTGATCGGAACTGATCCCGATTCAAAATCAATTAATGATACCCTACTCTCTTTTATTTCCAGAGGACGAAGGGTTGTAAATGAACTGGTAGTTTCAGGAAAACCATTTAATCCAAATACTGTCAAAGACAAATTAAAGAACGGATTCTCCAAAAACCTAAAAACTATAGAGTCTTACAATTTATTTTTAGAGAAGATGGAAAAAAAGATTCCAACCAAGTACACAAGATCTACTTATGTAAAGTACCTAAACACCAAACTCAGGGTCGAAGAGTTTATAAAACACTACACCAAGAGAAATGACATCTTTCTTTATGAGTTAGATTCGGAATTTATGGAGAATTTTGATCTGTGGTTACGAGATAAATATAAGGTTGCACACAATACGGTTTATAAGACGTATCAAAGGTTTACACGATTCATTCGATTAGAAGTATCCAATGGAAATTTAGATCGTTACCCCTTCTCTAATTACTCTATAAAGATGATACAAAAACAAGGTCACTACCTGAGTTTTGAAGACATTGAGAAATTAGAAAATCTAAATGTAGACCTACCAAGACTCTATCATGTCAAACACCTGTTTCTATTCTCTGTCTATACAGGTCTTGCGTACGCTGATATGAATAAATTATCTAAAAATGATCTATATACAGATGATGAAGGAATGATGTGGATCAAAACCACAAGACAAAAATCTAAATCAAGAGTATCCATTCCACTGATATCGAATGCACTAAAATCATTAAATATTTTAACTAATGGAGATTTTCAGATCCAAAAGGGAAAACTACTTCCGATGAAATCTAACGTGAGACTCAATTATGAGATCAAACAGATATGTTCAATGTCAAGAATAAAAGATTATGAAAAAGTGACCTGGCACAGTGCCAGGAGATCTACAAGTTCAATAATGATGAAAGCGGGAATTCCATTACAAATCCTTCAAAAGGTGTTATCCCATAAATCACTATCAACATCTCTAATGTATTACACCCATGTGGAAGATTCTCATGTGAAAGAGGGAATGAAGTTATTGGATGAAAAACTAAATCAAAGAGTAGAGATCCCTAAGGATGGACCTATAGATCTTAACACCCTACAAAATCTATTAAAAAACTCATTAAATTAA
- a CDS encoding NAD(P)-dependent oxidoreductase, whose protein sequence is MKFGIIRERKNPPDRRVVFSPQKLQEFQQQFPQAEIVIESSDIRVFNDDAYKNAGFKVTDDISDCDVLLGVKEVPIENLIPNKKYFFFSHTIKKQPYNRKLLKAMLEKNIELFDHETIIKENGARLIGFGRYAGLVGAYNGLRAIGLKDGSFTLPKVESLSDLDAVKAELDKITLPNIKILLSGTGKVAYGAKEILDHLKIKEISDALYLTAKFTEPTYCMVDVMEYSKRTDGKVGDKFEFYKDPSGYESNFMPYAKETDFFIAGHFYGDGAPYLFTRDDAKKEDFNIKFVADISCDVDGPVASTIRPSTIADPIYGYNPVTESEIDFKDDDAIVVMAVDNLPCELPKDASEGFGDMFLEHVIPSFYNNDKDGILARAKMTETGKLTNRYSYLQDFVEGKE, encoded by the coding sequence ATGAAATTCGGAATTATAAGAGAACGCAAAAATCCACCAGATCGAAGAGTTGTGTTTTCACCTCAAAAATTGCAAGAATTTCAACAACAGTTTCCTCAAGCTGAAATTGTAATAGAAAGTTCTGATATTAGAGTTTTTAATGATGATGCTTATAAAAATGCAGGATTTAAAGTTACTGATGATATTAGTGATTGTGATGTTTTATTAGGAGTAAAAGAAGTTCCTATTGAAAATTTAATTCCAAATAAAAAATACTTTTTCTTTTCACACACTATTAAAAAGCAACCTTATAATAGGAAATTGTTAAAAGCAATGTTAGAAAAAAACATTGAGCTATTTGACCATGAAACTATTATAAAAGAAAATGGTGCTCGTTTAATTGGTTTCGGGCGTTATGCTGGTTTAGTAGGTGCTTATAATGGACTTAGAGCTATTGGTTTAAAGGATGGTTCTTTTACTTTACCTAAAGTTGAAAGTTTATCCGATTTAGATGCTGTAAAGGCCGAATTAGATAAAATTACATTACCAAATATCAAAATTTTACTTTCTGGTACAGGTAAAGTTGCCTATGGAGCCAAAGAAATTTTAGATCATTTAAAAATAAAAGAAATAAGTGATGCTTTATATTTAACGGCTAAATTTACTGAACCTACGTATTGTATGGTAGATGTTATGGAATATAGCAAGCGTACAGATGGTAAAGTAGGAGATAAATTTGAGTTTTATAAAGATCCTAGTGGTTATGAAAGTAACTTTATGCCATACGCTAAAGAAACTGACTTTTTTATTGCTGGTCATTTTTATGGTGATGGAGCTCCTTACTTATTTACTAGAGATGATGCTAAAAAAGAAGATTTTAACATCAAATTTGTAGCAGATATTTCATGTGATGTTGACGGACCTGTTGCTTCAACAATAAGACCTTCAACAATAGCAGATCCAATATACGGTTATAATCCTGTAACAGAATCTGAAATTGATTTTAAAGATGATGATGCTATAGTAGTTATGGCTGTTGACAATTTGCCTTGTGAACTACCTAAAGATGCTAGTGAAGGGTTTGGTGATATGTTTTTAGAACATGTTATTCCTTCTTTTTACAATAATGATAAAGATGGTATATTAGCCCGCGCTAAAATGACAGAAACCGGAAAATTAACCAATCGTTATTCCTACCTTCAAGATTTTGTAGAAGGAAAAGAATAA
- a CDS encoding DUF3820 family protein, whose protein sequence is MLPDKQFLIDTANMKMPFGKYKGTFLIDIPEYYLVWYKNKGFPAGKLGKMMALVYELQLNGLEDILRKIRTF, encoded by the coding sequence ATGCTACCTGACAAACAATTTTTAATTGATACTGCAAACATGAAAATGCCTTTTGGTAAATATAAAGGCACTTTTTTAATTGATATACCTGAGTATTATTTAGTGTGGTATAAGAACAAAGGTTTTCCTGCAGGAAAATTAGGAAAAATGATGGCGCTTGTTTATGAATTACAACTTAATGGATTAGAAGATATTTTAAGAAAGATTAGAACCTTCTAA
- a CDS encoding DUF2809 domain-containing protein, which translates to MNISLNYFKKAVLVFIVELLIAQTSGFIRHTLGDFLVVILLFYLMKAFSNFSNITIGIGVLLFSFLVEFLQLTFFLEYIGMQNNKLATIIFGATFSIGDLIAYTLGIATVLYLEKTKKLEGSNLS; encoded by the coding sequence ATGAATATTAGTTTAAATTATTTTAAGAAAGCTGTTTTAGTTTTTATAGTAGAGCTATTAATAGCTCAAACTTCTGGTTTTATAAGGCACACATTGGGCGACTTTTTGGTAGTGATTTTACTCTTTTATTTGATGAAAGCTTTTTCCAATTTCTCAAATATAACAATAGGAATAGGAGTATTACTTTTTTCTTTTTTAGTTGAGTTTTTACAGTTAACCTTTTTTTTAGAATATATAGGGATGCAAAACAATAAATTAGCAACTATAATATTTGGAGCAACATTTAGTATTGGTGATCTAATAGCGTATACACTAGGTATAGCTACTGTTCTTTATTTAGAAAAAACGAAAAAATTAGAAGGTTCTAATCTTTCTTAA